From the Helianthus annuus cultivar XRQ/B chromosome 17, HanXRQr2.0-SUNRISE, whole genome shotgun sequence genome, the window CTGCCATACAAGATCATCTGAAGGTGAGTTGCTATCAGGAATGTTACATGTTGATATTAATAACCAGACGAATTTACAttgagatagttggtaaacgggcaacaagctgcgccgctaccctttttgaatagcaaaactaagccttttaaaaactacgtccatagatcttgTGGGTGTTGATATTTGTTTGTTTTAGATTGGTTCGATTTCATAATTCTATATTTAGTTGATTTTACTGAGTTTATGGTTATCTTGAGTTTGGTAAGATAGGTGAGAAAAAATAAACTCCAAATCATTTTTTAACTTGTTTGAATTTTCGGTTATGGATTCTACCAAAGAATGGGGATCTCTTATTTTTTTACTCATAATTACTTTATGATAAATCTCTCACAAAAATTTACTTCTCTTTTACAACTATCATATAATTTTTTTACTCATAATTACTTTATGATAGATCTCTCATAAAAATATAATTCTCTTTTACAACTATCATATAGAAAATCTTAATATTTTTACTCATAATTACTTTATGATAGATTTCTCATAAATATAATTCTCTTTTACAACTATCATATAGAAAAtcttaatattttttttcttacaAACGTGTTCTAATTTAGGAGAACTATTTGTTTAATGCTACTGGGAATTAATATGGAATTATAAGTAATATTTCCTAtctattaattaattaattaattttctaTTAATATGTAAAAAAGCTTTGTGAGAGGGCTTTTCACTAATCAGTTTTTTATCTTGACCCATCAACTTCCATTTTTTACACTTCATACTCTCAAAAATTACAAGATGACCCTTTGACTTTCATTAAGCTTATTATGTAAACcttaaactttttatttttacctttcTAGTTTCTTTTTGATGTTGGTTATTTACGGTTTCGATTTCTTTATAATTTTTTACGATAATGTTTATGTTTTGGTCAAAATTTCATACGCTacatgcgtgtgtggttcaacgtttttacgtctatttttgcGTTTTAACGCTTTGGTCGCAACGTGCGAGTCATAAATCAACTTAGTTATTATGCTCTATGTTTAACGTTTAGATCTATTTTTTTGCGAGTTATGTTTACTGTTTGTTTGGTTTAACGCAAAGCACGGGTCCTAATACTGGTTTATTTAACAGTTACACGCCTATTATTTTAAAATTAGTCCACTAGTTTTGTAACTTCTTTCTTTTTTTGGTATTTTTCCTCAGATGGCGTTTATAGGCTTCTACAAATTTTGGAACGGTAAGTTACTGTAAATGTGTTATATCAAGCTGATTTCTTGTTTGCATAACATAATATTATACATTATGTTATACATTTAAATTATATGATAGAAATGGACATACGATCATAAAGTTACAGTTTATTTATTATGTATAAATTGTTTGAAAAATTAAGAATAAAACGCAAATACTGTTTACCAAGAATATTGCTACaaaataaataattagtatatcgTATAAGTATCAAAGGGTTGTTGAAGGGGTAATATTGTAACAACTAATAATGACAACGATAAGTCATTGGAAAGTTGGTTGCTAGCATTTAATCAGCTAGTACTTGTCttatgtaaaaaaataaataactaCTACATCGAATAGGCAGTGGCGTCTCTAAGAATTTATGTActctgttcgagctcgaaaaaatacgttattccgtaatgttttattattattattttttaaaatcaaaTGGCTATTTGGCACACTAGACCTAATGACAATAGGCTAgtttctaaaccataaaaattgttttgtaaatTCTGTACGGTGGTCCTCCCTGCGAATAAGTATCAAAGGGTTGTTGAGGGGGTATTATTGTAACAACTAATAATGACAACGATAAGTCATTGGAAAGTCGGTTGCTAGCATTTAATCATCTAGTGCTTATGTCATGTACTAAGAGTGCAACGATAATGAAGAGAGGTATATTTGAATAGAAAATTACTCATGGTAAGAAAAACGGTGTGCAAAAAAACCGAACTAATTGACCCATATCTGAATTAACTAATAAAACCAAATCGAGAAATTCGAATCAAATTAAAAACCGGTGGATCGGTTATTTTTTTCTGAAAATTGAAAGTAGCGGGTCGGATATGGTTATCAATGTTTCCACCCTGCCATAACTGAACCGACAATGTAGTAAAATTTTTGTAGGATTTTAGACTTTTcaccatttttttaatatttggtgtttttgattgattgattgattgtttgttaGAATTTATGTGTTATATCATAGCCTTTTAGTTGAAtgcttttttttaaatttaagatTATATCATGTCATTTTGTTTAAATATTTAGTAATAATCAGTATTAATATTAtggattatatgtatttttaaaactatgtaatatactaatatatatatatatatatatatatgtgtaataGCAATGTTAAAAAAATTTGAGCCATTTTAGCTAGGCTTAAATTCACGGTTAAGCGACTCATAACCGACCTACTGTAATCTTCAAAACCGATTAACCAAAACGCCATAACCAATCGCTTATGGTTATCTATTAACCAACATCGTGGTTATGCTTATGGTTTTGGACCAAAACCGACCCATGCAAACCGGTAGGCAAAAGTAGAGAGATGACGCGAATACAGTTAATAAAAACAATATGAGAGGGATACGTTTAACATTACTCGCTTTCTCTCTTTAGAATTCTTCTCTTATTATTGAGTTATATCATAGATCCGTCCTAGGTTTTCTTGTGGAGGTTATATAAATGGCCAACTTTGATTCTATTTTGACTTGAATGTTATATCCAGATTATCAAAATCAGTTCACAacatatgcaacaatgtttcaaGATACATTAGATCCCAACTTGATAGTAGTAGCATTTAGAGGAACCAGCCCGTTCAACGCGAAAGACTGGATGACAGATTTCGATATCTCATGGTACGAGCTCAAAGATGAAAACAACTCCAAAACCATCGGTCGAATCCATGGTGGGTTCATGAAAGCGCTCGGCTTACAAAAGATCAAAGGTTGGCCAAAAGAACTCGAACCATCACCATATGCAACCAAGGAGCACCCTTTTGCTTATTACAAGATTAGAGAAATGCTCAAGGATATTTTAGAAAAGAATATAAATGCAAAGTTTATAGTGACGGGCCATAGTTTAGGAGGGGCGTTAGCGATATTGTTTGCGGGGTGTTAGGGCTACATGAGGAGACATGGTTGTTGAAGAGGTTAGAAGGGGTATACACTTTTGGTCAACCAAGAGTTGGGGATGAGAATTTGGGAGATACATGATGCAGATGATGGAAGATCAAGATGTAAGGTATTTTAGGTATGTGTATGGCAATGATATAGTGCCTAGATTGCCTTTTGATGATACATCTCTATTCTTTAAGCACTTTGGGACAACTCTATACTTCAACAGCTTCTACGACGGCAAGGTATATATACACTTTTGACAACATTCAACTCGTCTGACTCATTTGACGTGCTTTTATCTTAGCTAACTTTGTTGGGTTAACCTGTTTGACTCATTAAAGATTAATATAAACCAAAACTTACTCGTATTTACACTTTGATCAACATAAATTTCTATGCGCTTATGAGTTCATGTTCTTATGACTAATCTTTGCACCTAAACTCAGGTTATGGAGGAAGAACCAAACAAGAACTACTTCTCGATAGTGTGGACAATACCCAAGTATATCAACGCGTTTTGGGAGGTAATTAGGAGTTTCATTTTGCCGTATTGGAAGGGTAAAGAGTACAAGGAATCACATGTTGAAAGATTATGCCGCATGGTTGGAATGATTATTCCAGGATTAGCAGCTCATGGTCCAAAAGACTATGTTGATGTCACTAGACTAGGTACTGAACTTGTACCAACCATAATGAATAAGTTAGCAAAGAAGATAGTATTATTGTAAAATTGATTTGGTCCTAAACCGTGAACCATAAATTCAACTCATGTTTTTCTAGAGAAAATTCTTGATTTAACGCGGTTTACATACAAACGGAATAAATACAAACTAAAATCTTCAAAGCTCGAAAAACACTGAATTTGAAGCCTTATATGTCAAATGTTTGGTGAACATCGTTCTCCATAACGTACAATAAATACCAACTAAAATCATTAAAACTCGAAAAAGTTTGAATTTGAAACCTTTGATGATGGATGTTTGGTGAAGGTCATTCACGATAATGTATCCAGCCCCACTATAAGTCCTTTATGCAGTGgggaagcttgagatttccgaccggggatcgaaaacgtatatacctaaaaaaattataaaacaggggggtcgaaaacgtatatacctaaaaaattctatacgaaaactacataccagACACtaatgagcgaaaagttcgggggtcgggcgccccctggcccttacaaagcTGCGCCCCTGCCTTTATGCAGGTTGCTTGCTCACGGGAGCTTCCGGTTATACAAATTTACGTATATATTGGCAATTGACGCGGGAAGGAACTATACCTGGAATCTCACAGAAAGATTCATCATCTGTTACATCTTCTCATCCCACGATTCCGAATCAACAGACCCCGTTACCGAGATATGGCAACTCTTTTTGAAAGTCATAGTAATGTTCCTTCTGCTGAACCTGGGATATTCAATTTCGATGTTGCTATAGGAAGCTCGAGCGGATGTGGGAATTGCATCTGCTACTTCGGATAGAGTTGATGATACTTGTAAGATTGACAAATCTATATGGTGGGGTGGAACCTACTTTTTTTACCAAAATTCCAATATAAACTTTCTCACTGTTCATGAAAATaatatagagtaaaatgcacgggtagtccttgtggtttggtaaaatttcacctttagtcctcacattttcaaaattacatgtatgctCTCTGTGGTTTGCTCCATTGTTACTCGAATAGTCCCTGAAGTGGATGGatgttagttttttcagttaagtgattgtgaaatgacaaaactgcccttatagttaaaaaaatattttaaacaacaAAAGACCTCACACCAACTCACAAACCTCTCCCTCCTCCCCGCCCCACTAGCACAAGTGCACCACCACCACTTCTGCTCACTTCCCATCCACGCCACCATTTCCACATGTCTGATTCGTAACTATTTCACAAACTTTGTTCACATCTTCCTAAAAGAGACCCTAATTTGTTGGAAAAGAAAACTCTAGATTCGGTGATGAAGATTATGAAGAATTGACCAAATAGAATCATCCGTAGTACAACAGAATAATACAATTCCAATCCAAAAACTGAATAATCATCAAAAGTAAACAATCAATTAACACGATAATCGATTAAACGTTCAATATCAAACAATCAATCAACATCTTCATCTGCTAGGGTTTCAAATTCAAATTTCTCGATCAAAACCTAAACAAATCGATATAAAGTTCACTCACATTAGAAAAAATACAAGCACATACATCCTTAAACGAAAGCGCCAACTGATAACCTTTCAATTGAAGCAACCGGATCTTCTTCCGGTTCCGCAATATTCCTCTGGCGGCCCGTACTCGCCGGAAAAAAACATAAAGAAGACTGACTAAATCGCCGTACTGGAGGACGTTTTGAAGCACCCACACCATGGCGCTTCGTGTGACCTCAATGTCTTCTACAACTACTACTAGGTTTCAGATTTTTAGATGGTTCCATTTGCGTTGGGGAATTAgttacagaaatggtggttctcTGATCCGTGGAGTGGAAGAGATGGAGTGGGTGGGAGGTGGGCAAAAGTCGCGATGGTGCTTGGGGGAGGAGAAGAAGGAGAGGGTGGGTGGGGTGAGgtctttttttgttaaatatattgtttttataatggtaatggtaattttgtcatttcacatccattaactgagaaaactaacgtCCATCCACTTCAAGGACTATCTGAGTAATAATTGAGCAAACCACGGGGAgtatacatgtaattttgaaaatgtggggactaaaggtgaaatgttaccaaaccacagggactatccgtgcattttactcaatAATATATGTTTAAAACTAGTTATGGATTGACGGCTTGAATTGATGAACCCAAACACAACCTCTATATTTATTTATGTCAAACACATCAACCTTAACACGAATACATTTAAAATCATGGAACTCGAACAGTTGAACACGATatgtttaacccatttatctaAACGAGTCAAACAGGTTAATGGGTTGGCGGGTTGAGCTTATAAAAAGATATTTGTTTACTCTGGTTCTAAAAGAATTAAAGAGGTGAcctttttaattaaataagttaACCTAAACACTATATGTTTATTAACCGGGTTGGAAATGACAACCCAAACCTGATGTTGATTATTTTCATGTTGTGTTCATGGTAAGGGTAAGGAATGGCCATCTCTTTTTTTGAAAGTCCAACATAAGAATTGTCGGGTACTCCGTACGCGGCACCCATTGGCCGAAAGGTAGCCCGCAACGGCCCAACCTGCACGCACGGAGCCCCTAGCCCACCATGCCACCAGTTTCGGGGAAAACCCGACCCTGCACCCGCCCGAGGGCATGACAATGCAGAGCCGGTAAAACCTGGGTGGATCAGAAATCGAACTCGAGACCATTCGGCCAGGAATCTTTCTCTCATTTCCCCATAAAGCCATAACCACTGAGCTATAGCCCAGGGTTAGGAATGGCCATCTCTAGTTTTGATCTTGTATTCAGGGGCGAAGCTTTATTAGGGCTAGGAGTGCCCTGCCCCCACTGATTTTTCGCACGTAGTTTTAATTTTACCGAaaatttctgattttttttatagTATATAATATTGGATTTTAATTGTCCGGCCCCACTAATTTGGATTTTGAGAGTCCGGCCCCCAATGAGTTTTCGTTCAAGCTCCGCAACTGCTTGTATAGTTGTATGTATTAGCCATAATGAAAACAACTAGTAATGAAGAAAAGATTAGATTCTACGTGGAATATTGGAATGCATCTAATGAGATGTGTATTCAAGACGCATGATTTATTAATGTTCGAAACTAGAACTTGATTAGATTAAAACAAATACAGAGAACTTGATTAGATTAAAACAAATACAGATAGTTTGTCAAAAAGCAGGGCACGTAAAGCAGCCGGTCAAGAAACGTACATTGCAAGTCTTGATGAGCGACACGGTCTTGTGTGAAGATTTAGCAACTTGGTGAGGCTGGTTAGATGATACTAACTCTCTCATTTCGTGAGCCTTCTTCTGAGCTGACTGTAGTTTATGAATAATCCTGTCCATTGATGACGATCTCTTTTTTTCCAATTTCATCTAAGCAAAAAAAAATCTAGAGTAAGAACCGATTCCTTTGATATTATACGCATGCAAAGGAATCGTAGATGTGGCAATTTTGATGCATTTACTTATaaaaaggtcaaataaaaaaatgGCTAAAAGGAAAGGCGTCAAAGTGTCGAACCAAAAAAAACATGATTCAAGTAAGAACAGACTCCCTTGATATTTATAAACCAATATGGTCCTTATGCATGCTAAAGATTAAAGGTGGCAATTTTGATACAATGACTTATAAACAGGTCCAACCAAAAAAATTGCTAAAAGGAAACGGGTCCAACCAAAAAAATTGGCtaaaaggaagcgggtcaaatgggtcaaaccaaaaaaaaaaataactcaAGTAAGAACCGACTCCCTTGACATTTAAAAAATATGACCCTATGCATGCTCACGAATTTTAAAGGCTGTCATTTTGATACATTTAATTATAAGTGGGTCAAACCAAAAAAAAAGGCTAAAAAGAAACGGGTCAAACGGGTTGAAAGTCGGCCGAATTGTGCTTTTAATGCTCATAGCCTCTTAAATCATTTTGTTTTAAAACCAGATCATTTTTGTAATAAACTTGTTTTTTAATTATACTTAACGTGTCAACTATTTATTATGAAAATGGACAAAAACTAATTGTCAAAAATCAAGAAATCTTAAAGAACTGCCTTAAACTGCAAAACGTATCCACCTAATTCTATTTATTTCCAAATAAAACATAAAGTACACGgacagtccctgtggtttttccaaaattttggatttggtccctagctttccaaaagtacacagatggtcccggtggtttgcactttgtaacgcatatAGTCCCCGaattttgccaaaagtacatggatggtccctatggtttgcactttgtaacacatttattCTCTAACTTGAACCtcctaaaacctttagatttgatGGTTGGGGACTAattgtgttacaaagtgcaaaccacagggaccatccgagtacttttggaaaacaagggaccaaatccaaaattatgcaaaaccacagggactatccgtgtactTTAGTCTAAAACAAAATAGTATATGCAGGAAAGATGGAAGGAACCTCGAGTTTCCTAATCGCCGCATCTGCTTTCGCCTTTTGCAGGTTCTCCCAAGCAGTAATTTTAGCTTCCTCCCTCTGAACCTTCGAGAGGCTCTTTATCATCTCCGAACCTTCGTCTTTCCAGTCAACTACAATGTTTGACCCCTTACCTGAACTTTGACCACTACTTTTCTTAGTGTATGGAGTCAAAGTGACTTGATCATCCACCTGTACATCTCTGATATCTGATTTAGAAGAATAAACATGCTGCGTATATATGGCCAGGATAGAGCTAGAGGTACTTTTTCTTGGAGACGAACAGGGGCTACTCTCGGGGCTCATTTGGGTTGCCATATCTCTCCTTGATACATCACGAGACACATTGGTTGCAGCGTCTATTGAACAACCAATTTTTTCATCTGGATTGTGATGAAAAAATGATAAAACACAGAGTTATAACATGATACACCACAATATTGTATCTAACCGTTATGTGAATCACAATGTTTGTATAAGTGTTTAATTACGTTTTTTTCCATGTGGTTTGTTAATTACGTTTAAATATTGCTAAAACAGTGGTACTTTCACTTTTGTAACAATTACAGTCCACCTCCGTTAAACCCATCTGGTTTACCATTAAGTTTTTGGTGAAAAGACTATAATACCAAAAACTTAACGGAAAATtggatggggttaacggaggtggactgTAATTGTTACAAAAGTGAAAGTACTAGTACTGTTTTGGCAATTTTTAAGCTAATGGACTGTAATGATTGTTTTCAACAAACCAGAGGGACAaaaaacgtaattaactctttgtaaactaatggactgaTTTACCTTGAGTAATCCGCAACTGTGAATGGCCCAGCAACTCAGAGCAGCCATGTATGCTTACTGACCTTGCAATACAATGATCCATCAGCGAAGAAAAGTTCCCATTATTTTCAAACCCACTTTGGTACTGAATCAACGAATTATAATCCACATTTACTCCGGTCAAATGTGGTGATTCAGTGACAAAATTAGCCACTGCAGGAGAGTACGCAGAGTAGCATGCAGCATCATGAGGTCCAAGCGGTCCACTCTTTGACTTTGGTCGATTTTGCTGTTGAACCGAAGGCTTCAAACCATTGTCTGCGGCAACTGGACTAACTATCCACCTCTCCGCATCTTCCCATTTGGAAGGCAACGTCTTTCCATTATTATACGGCATCGATGTGCTCCGGTTAGTACTTGTATGCAACGGCACACGTTCTGAACTCCAACCTTTCTGAACACCAACAGTTGCAAGATGATAGTTTGGTGTCCCCGGGCTTGGAAACGCGCCTCTTCTTCGAGAGGTTTTCACGGTTGATCCTAATCGCGGCGAAGAGCTAGTGACGTTCATGGTTTGACCGTTCAGATC encodes:
- the LOC110936097 gene encoding uncharacterized protein LOC110936097 — encoded protein: MPEFAFHDHPNRRLRSTYGGPTASDASPDSSIFTLFSSSASGSASIERCSSASDVLDHDSRLSDMLPHSSSERGSDPDPKRKSTVRNNGGPYLIGKKVDKVEAIKEYLDEETDAENQTVCSARSSFSYKDCEKRKLRSEILLRKSDRRRPASLDLNGQTMNVTSSSPRLGSTVKTSRRRGAFPSPGTPNYHLATVGVQKGWSSERVPLHTSTNRSTSMPYNNGKTLPSKWEDAERWIVSPVAADNGLKPSVQQQNRPKSKSGPLGPHDAACYSAYSPAVANFVTESPHLTGVNVDYNSLIQYQSGFENNGNFSSLMDHCIARSVSIHGCSELLGHSQLRITQDEKIGCSIDAATNVSRDVSRRDMATQMSPESSPCSSPRKSTSSSILAIYTQHVYSSKSDIRDVQVDDQVTLTPYTKKSSGQSSGKGSNIVVDWKDEGSEMIKSLSKVQREEAKITAWENLQKAKADAAIRKLEMKLEKKRSSSMDRIIHKLQSAQKKAHEMRELVSSNQPHQVAKSSHKTVSLIKTCNVRFLTGCFTCPAF